A segment of the Aerosakkonema funiforme FACHB-1375 genome:
TTTAACCCAAACGACAATTACCCAATATATCGAAGAAATCTGGCTGAAACAAACAGGTAAAAACCTTACGATTGACGAACTCACCCAACAGAAAGAACGGATTTGGTTATTGTTGGATGGGTTAGATGAAATGACATCGAGGGTAGAAACGCGCCATGTTTCGGCACTGTTGGGGGGATGGGTGCAGGCGGCGCGAGTGGTGGTGACTTGTCGGGTGAATGTTTGGGAAGCGGATAAGAATGCTTTTTCGGGGTTTGATGTGTTTCGGAATCTTCCCTTTGAAGTAGAGCAAGTTGAGTTATTTATCCGGCGTTGGTTTAGCGAAGATAACCGATGATCGCCCCTGAAACGACTAAAATAGAATCACAGAATTACAGACTGAGGCTAACTGTTCTATGCCCGAAATCGTCGAAATTCCCCTGGAACTGACTCGCTTTCAACTGTCGCCAGCAGTTCAATCCCGTTTGCAATTTCTCTTGGATCGTCAGGATGAAGGCTACACCCTATCTCAAGCAGAACGACAGGAAGCCGAGGGACTGGTTGAATTGATGGAATTTTTATCATTGCTACAGTTACGTTCAACATGGGTAAGTCAGTAATCATCTACATTCAATGACTAGGTTTATTCACGATCAATTTGCCAAAGATTATTTAGAAGAATTGTTAGCGCCTTTTGGGGAGGTGAAAGCACCGCGCCGCGTTTCTGCCGAAGTGCGAGAAATTGATGTTTGGTTTTCTCCCACTACCAATACTGATATTTTAGGATTACTCGGTAAGTTAGCAGCAACGCCTTCAGTGTTTGAACCTTTCCGCAATGCAGTTTCTGCTGAGGATATCAACGGTTGCTTATCCAAGCTTTTAACTCTGTGGGGGGAGTTGCAGCGAGAAGCTAATCGCCAAAAAGAGCGGCTAAATGAAGAAAATTTACCGCGTTTGTGGATTCTTACCCCGACTGCATCTGCATCAATTCTCGCCGGATTTGGCGCTAAAATTAAATCAGGTAACTGGGGAGAAGGAATTTATTTTCTACCGTCATCTTTGCGGACGGCAATTGTAGTTATTCATCAATTACCGAAAACGCCAGCTACTCTTTGGCTAAGACTTTTAGGCAAAGGAAAAGTGCAGGAAGAAGCAATTGATGAAATTCAACAACTACCGCTAAATCATCCTTTGCGTTCAAATGTTTTCAATTTATTGACCAATTTCCAAGCAAATTTGCAAACAACAGCAAGTTTAGACCAAGAGGAAAGGAGTTTAATTATGAAGTTATCACCTTTGTATGTTCAATGGGAAGAAGCTGCTCTTAAGAAGGGAGAAGCACAAGGAATGCGTCTGATGGTTGAGAGTATGTTGGAAGTTAAATTTGGAGAAATTGATGAAGAATTAGCTCAAATTGTGGAACCTTTGAGTCAATTACCAGCGAAGGAGGTAACGCAGTTGATTATGCAGTGCGATCGCACTCAGTTATTAGCGAGATTTAAGCAGTAAAATTAACCGCGTGTATTGACCTCTAGAAACCGGGTTTCTGCCTACATATTTAGGTGAAAAACTAGCTTTTTTAGAGAAACTCGGTTTGTTTTTGAGATTAGTTTTTGTTTGGCGATCGCATCCAAATACAATATACAGCAGATTGCAGATAAATGAAGTACAAATATGTATGATAAAAGTCTTGTATTGCGGGCATCTTGCCCGGAACAAGTGTACGGTAAATATGCTGTATCAATCCTGTAGACCCTAACTTGTAGGTAATTCTTTTGACTCTGGAGATATCCCTGATGACTGCATCTTTGCCTAGTCTTGCCGATTCTTTGATTCAAGCCCTCCATCAACCAGGGCAGGAAAGGTTGCTAGATTTGGTGCGGAATCCTTTACGCCTAACCTTGCTCTGCATAACTTGGGATGGGACTTTACCAGAGACACAAGCTCAATTATACGAAAATTATCTGAAAAAGTTTTATGACTGGAATCAAAATTTGCAGGAACTAAGAGATTGTGCAGAACGTTGCCAAACAAATATTACCGCTTTAAAAAAGCAGCTAAATCAGCAACTTGGGGAATTAGCAAAAGCTGCCCTTGATTTACCGAAAGAGGGTTTTCGCCTGTCTCAATCCTTGGTTGAAAAATATTTAGGTGAAGAACTTGATGATAAATCTTTATGCTATCTAGCCTTGCAGTTAGGCTGGCTGAACCGAGTAGGTAAAGATAACCGAGGTCAGTTTATTTTTGCTTTTTATCATGCCACGTTTCAGGAATATTTTGCAGCGTTAGCGGTGGATGATTGGGATTATTTTTTACCTCGAAATCATCTTAATTTTCCGGTGGCGGGGAAGGAATATCGGATTTTTCAATCGCAGTGGAAGCAGGTGATTTTGTTGTGGTTGGGGCGTGAGGATGTTGCGGATGAGGAGAAGGAGGGGTTTGTTCGGAAGTTAGTTGAGTTTAGAGATGGATGTGGTGATTTTTATTATTATTTTGCTAATTTTTCAGCAGCCGATTATCTTCGATATATTTGCTTATGTGACTTGAACAATCTAATAATAAAAAAAATTAATCAGTGGAGTCTTGAAGATGGAATTGAACAGAGATTAGGAGGTATAACATATTACCCCTATACATATTTGGCCAAAGATTTTTTATTGAAAATAGAAAAGACGAAATTCACAAGAAAAGACATTCCTATTGTTATAGATAATCCAAAGGAACAAGAAATACTGAATTTTATCGAAAAATTAAACAAAATTCATAAATCTGATATTCGATTACTCAATTTTATCGATTCTTATCGTAATAGTTTTGAAGGGATGAGTTTTTTGTGTTTTGTATTCATATATATCTTAGATGATAAAATAAAAACAGAATTTAACAGATTAAATCTAGAAAAATCAATCAAAGAGATAATCCTAGACCCTGCAAGCTTTTTTGTTACATACTTATTTAAAGGATTACATCGCTTAATATGTGACAAAGATTCAGGATTACAAGAATTAAAAAAGATTTTAGAACAATATGAACAATACAAAATAGAATCTCAATCTTTATTTGAGCAAATCAATGTTGTTAATAAAATCAATGAATATACCATTGCTATGATCGACATTATTGAAAGATCATTAGTTCTTGACGATTCGGCAAAAAAGCGATTACACAAACAAATATTACAGCTTAAATCGGCAAATAATCTCAACAATATTCTTAGAATATTGTGGGAAATTTTGGATATTGCAAATATCTATAAAGAGGGGTGGATTATAATGAAAAACATTGATATTCTCTTTGAATTTGGCTCAGATAATAAAAGACCAATAGATATAGCATTAGAATTTTTCATAGAAAGCTATGATAGTCCTATTGCTAATCCAATGGCAGCTGCGACTTTAGTGAATATAATAAAAATTGAAACAAGCGCCAAAGTAACAGAGATATTAAGACAAAATATTGATTTTTATGACAAAAATAATTATGATGAAAAACCTAATTTAGGGCTATTTTCAATTTTCTGGCATTGTGCCGCCAACCTACCCTACCCCGACTTCTATCGCGCATGGCACGGTTTAACCGAAACCCAAACCTCCCCCCTCATCCAAACCCTCAACCTCGCCCATCTTCCCCAACTCCTGCAAACCCAACTCACCGAAACCAACCTCCACCAAACCCTGCAACTCTTCTGCATCAACGGTAGCAAATTCGATAACCGCGATAACCCCGTCACCGATATCTACCTGCAACTCGTCAAAAAACACCACTGTCCCAAATCCACAGAAGGCACACCCCGCACCCTCACGGAACTCAAAATCTACTGGCAACTCCTAGACTGGGAAAAACACCCCATCCTCATTTTCTACGAAGAGGCGAAACCCCAAGGTTTTAGCCAAACTTTTCTCGATTTTCTCACTCGCTTCGACGCTACAATTTGCGTTATCTCCGACTCACCCCATCCCACCATTCCCACCTTCTCACCCCAAGATCCGCACTTGATTCAAAGTATTATGAATTGGGTAAAACGCACTATTTTAGAAGCTTGATGCTATAATTAAGCTATAATATCTACAAAGCCTAATCCTAACTCAAAATGACTAAAACTGAGGTTAGAAATGAATATATCGTTAAGTTCAGAAATTGAGAAGTTTATTGAAAGTCAGGTAGAAAGCGGTAAGTATCCTTCTGCTGAAGAAGTCATCGTGGCAGGTATCAGGCTCTTAGAAGAACGAGAACGCATTTACAAAGGGCGGTTTGAGGAATTGAAAAAGGAAATTATGCTTGGTGTTGAAGCTTCAGAACGAGGTGAGGTTATTGATGGAGAAACGGTTTTCTCCCAACTGCAACAGAAGCTGCAACAACGTCGAGAGCAAGCTGGTTTATGACTAATATTTGTCGTTTTACATCTCCCGCCAGCCGAGATATTGAAACCATTATCGATTTGATTGCTGACAATAGTGGTTTTGATGCGGCAGAACGCTTCCTGAAAAAAGTCAATCAAAAGTGTAAGAATTTAGCAACTTTTCCAAATATGGGGCGTCGGCGTGATGAACTCCTTGAGGAGTTGCGAAGTTTTCCAGTTGATGATTACCTGATTTTTTATCGCCCAATTGAAGGGGGAATTGAGATTTTAAGGGTAATCAGTGGCTATCGGGATTTGT
Coding sequences within it:
- a CDS encoding type II toxin-antitoxin system ParD family antitoxin, producing MNISLSSEIEKFIESQVESGKYPSAEEVIVAGIRLLEERERIYKGRFEELKKEIMLGVEASERGEVIDGETVFSQLQQKLQQRREQAGL
- a CDS encoding type II toxin-antitoxin system RelE/ParE family toxin, producing the protein MTNICRFTSPASRDIETIIDLIADNSGFDAAERFLKKVNQKCKNLATFPNMGRRRDELLEELRSFPVDDYLIFYRPIEGGIEILRVISGYRDLSGLFEEPFE
- a CDS encoding NACHT domain-containing protein; this encodes MTASLPSLADSLIQALHQPGQERLLDLVRNPLRLTLLCITWDGTLPETQAQLYENYLKKFYDWNQNLQELRDCAERCQTNITALKKQLNQQLGELAKAALDLPKEGFRLSQSLVEKYLGEELDDKSLCYLALQLGWLNRVGKDNRGQFIFAFYHATFQEYFAALAVDDWDYFLPRNHLNFPVAGKEYRIFQSQWKQVILLWLGREDVADEEKEGFVRKLVEFRDGCGDFYYYFANFSAADYLRYICLCDLNNLIIKKINQWSLEDGIEQRLGGITYYPYTYLAKDFLLKIEKTKFTRKDIPIVIDNPKEQEILNFIEKLNKIHKSDIRLLNFIDSYRNSFEGMSFLCFVFIYILDDKIKTEFNRLNLEKSIKEIILDPASFFVTYLFKGLHRLICDKDSGLQELKKILEQYEQYKIESQSLFEQINVVNKINEYTIAMIDIIERSLVLDDSAKKRLHKQILQLKSANNLNNILRILWEILDIANIYKEGWIIMKNIDILFEFGSDNKRPIDIALEFFIESYDSPIANPMAAATLVNIIKIETSAKVTEILRQNIDFYDKNNYDEKPNLGLFSIFWHCAANLPYPDFYRAWHGLTETQTSPLIQTLNLAHLPQLLQTQLTETNLHQTLQLFCINGSKFDNRDNPVTDIYLQLVKKHHCPKSTEGTPRTLTELKIYWQLLDWEKHPILIFYEEAKPQGFSQTFLDFLTRFDATICVISDSPHPTIPTFSPQDPHLIQSIMNWVKRTILEA